Proteins encoded together in one Mus caroli chromosome 4, CAROLI_EIJ_v1.1, whole genome shotgun sequence window:
- the LOC110293609 gene encoding CAMPATH-1 antigen: MKGFLLFFTIILLVVIQIQTGALGQAATAAPGTNKNSTSTKKTPSKSGASSIIDAGACSFLFFANTLMCLFYLS; the protein is encoded by the exons ATGAagggcttcctcctcttcttcactaTCATTCTTCTGGTTGTGATTCAG ATACAAACGGGAGCCTTGGGACAAGCTGCTACGGCCGCTCCTGGTACTAACAAAAACAGCACCTCCACCAAAAAAACCCCCTCAAAGAGTGGGGCCTCATCCATCATCGATGCGGGTGCCTGCAGTTTCCTCTTCTTTGCCAATACCTTAATGTGCCTCTTCTACCTCAGCTGA